ACTCGGTCTCGAGGTCCTCGGAACAGCGTCGCGCAGTCCATCGTCGAGGGCGTGCGCGGTCAGCACGCCGTGGACGGCGGCATGGTCCTCGTCTGACGGGGACAACAGTTGGGAGGCGCGCGGCCGCCGGCGTCGCGTGTCCTCAGCGCGCCAGAACGAAGGCGTCGATCCCGTGCACCAGGCGCTGAGCGAGCCGGCCGCTCCTGAGCCGATCGAGCCACCACGTCATCGCGCGGCCTTCCTGGTCCCCTCGCCATGCCAGGTAGAGCATGTTCGGTTCACGCGGATCAGCGGTGCGCTTCGACACCAACTCGCCGCGATCGAGCAGCGACTTCACCCGTCGCGCAGGCAGCCAGCCCACGCCGAGACCGTCGCGTTGCGCAAGGATCTTGGCCCGCATTGTCGGCACGGCCAGCGCCGCTTGCCCTCCTAGAACGCCGTAGGCCCGCCCTTGGCTGCGACGGGACGAATCACTCACGACGACCGCGCGGTGCTCGGCGATGACCTCGCGCTCGAGCGGCTCCTGAGCCCCAACCAGGGGATGCCGGGCGGAGACGGCGAAGACCCACTCCATGACACCCAACTCGTGCCAGCCGAGCTTCGGAATGGCGGGCGGCTCGTTGGTGGCACCGATCACGATGTCCGCGCGACCGTCCAGCAATGCCTCCCAAGTGCCGCCCAGGACCTCATGCGTGATTCGCAACGACACACCCGAGCGAAGGGCATCGAAGTCCCGGATCACTGGCAGCAGCGTCTCGAACTCGAGGAGCTCGTCGGTGACTATCCAAAGGCGGTCCTCCCAGCCGCTCGCGACTTGCTTGACGCGTTGAGTCAGGCGCGCCACGTCCTGACTGAGACGCGCCGCCTCGTGCGCCAACAGCTGTCCTGCCGGCGTCAACTGAAGCCGATATCGGCGCCGATCGAACAGCAACGCATCGAAGCGCGTCTCGAGTTGACGTGCCGCATGCGAGACGGTCGAAGGCGCCTTGCCGAGACGCGCTGCGGCGCGCGAAAGGCTCCCGCTCTCCTTGATCGCTTCGAGCAGCTCCAGCTCTTCATCGGACAGCATGTTCGGCTCCTCCCGACGAGGTCGGCGAAATCATCGTACGGCAACACGTTCGACCAACCCGCACATGTTCATCGCGACGGTGGTACGGCAAGACACCGCCGACCTTTCACCATGACGTCACGGCATCGGCCGCAACCAACTGGAGAAAGTCATGAATCGTTTTGAAGGCAAGTCCGTTCTCGTCACCGGCGGCAGCAGCGGCATCGGATTCGCAGCCGCGCAGGCTTTCCTCGCCGAAGGCGCTCGCGTTGTCATCACCGGCCGCGATGCCGCCGCACTCGACAGCGCAAAGGCGCAGCTCAGCGGCAAGGTCGTTGTTGTCCGCAACGACGCCGGCAACATCGGCGCAGCCAACGAGCTTGCCAAAGACATTGCAGCGCAGGGCATCAGCCTCGACGCCGTGTTCATCAACGCCGGCGCGGCCAAGTTCGCCAGCTTCACCGACGTTGACGAAGCACTGTGGGACCAGACGTTCGACACCAACGTCAAGGGCGCCTACTTCCAGATCCAGGCGCTGCTGCCGCTGCTGAACCGCGGCGCCTCGATCGTGCTCAATGGATCGATCAACGCTCACATTGGCATGCCGAGCAGCTCGGTGTACGCAGCCAGCAAGGCAGCGCTGATCTCGCTCGCCAGGACGCTGTCGGCCGAGCTTCTGCCGCGGGGCGTGCGTGTCAACGTGATCAGCCCGGGCCCGATCGCGACGCCGCTGTACGGGAAGCTGGGCTTCGACGCCGCCACCCTCGAAACCATGGCCGCGCAGATCCAGAGCCAGGTTCCCCTGGGCCGCTTCGGCACGCCGGCGGAACTGGCGTCGACCGTGCTGCATCTTTCGGCACCCGAGTCTGCGTTCATCGTCGGCGCCGAGATCATCGTCGACGGCGGCATGAGCCAACTCTGATTCGAGAACCGGCCGCTGCCAGGCCTCAGGGGCGGTAGCCCCGGATCGCTCGATCGGTCGACGCTGAGCTGACCCCACCGCACGGGGTCGGGCCCGGCTCAGCGGGCGATGTCACCGCTCGGGTTGCGGCGAAAGCTAGAGCTTCTGGCTCGCCTGCGCGAGCACAACGAAGACACGAGATCCCGATGGAAAGCCTTGAACATCCGAACTCCCGCCGCGCAACGATGCTTGCGCTTCTCAGCGGTGCCATGGCCCTGGCCCCCGCCCGTTCGCAATCCGCGAACGGGACGCCCGGGAGGAACACCGAGATCGTCTCGTTCGTGGTCTACATCCCGATCAAGCGCAGCGCGAAGGTGCATGGCCGCAAGATGCTGCTGGACGTCATCGCCGCCATGTCGAGCGAGCCGGATTTCGTGAACACCTGGGTCCATCAACAGATGGACGACGAGGACACGATCGTCGTGTACGAGACGTGGGCCTGCTCACGCGAGCACTTTCTCGCACACCATCTGAAGAAGCCATATCGGCAAGCCTACGAAGCGGCGCTGCCGGACTTGCTGTCCGCCGAGCGGCGCATCATCTTCCTCGAGCAGATCGCGGCGTATCCGCAGCGACGTGGTTGAGGCCTGCGCACAGTCCGACTGCGCCATCGCCTGACTCGGCGGAGTCCTGAACGAGGCTGTCGCGCAGTGCCTGCCGGACCCGTCGCTTAGA
The Piscinibacter sp. XHJ-5 DNA segment above includes these coding regions:
- a CDS encoding SDR family oxidoreductase, with the protein product MNRFEGKSVLVTGGSSGIGFAAAQAFLAEGARVVITGRDAAALDSAKAQLSGKVVVVRNDAGNIGAANELAKDIAAQGISLDAVFINAGAAKFASFTDVDEALWDQTFDTNVKGAYFQIQALLPLLNRGASIVLNGSINAHIGMPSSSVYAASKAALISLARTLSAELLPRGVRVNVISPGPIATPLYGKLGFDAATLETMAAQIQSQVPLGRFGTPAELASTVLHLSAPESAFIVGAEIIVDGGMSQL
- a CDS encoding LysR family transcriptional regulator; this encodes MLSDEELELLEAIKESGSLSRAAARLGKAPSTVSHAARQLETRFDALLFDRRRYRLQLTPAGQLLAHEAARLSQDVARLTQRVKQVASGWEDRLWIVTDELLEFETLLPVIRDFDALRSGVSLRITHEVLGGTWEALLDGRADIVIGATNEPPAIPKLGWHELGVMEWVFAVSARHPLVGAQEPLEREVIAEHRAVVVSDSSRRSQGRAYGVLGGQAALAVPTMRAKILAQRDGLGVGWLPARRVKSLLDRGELVSKRTADPREPNMLYLAWRGDQEGRAMTWWLDRLRSGRLAQRLVHGIDAFVLAR
- a CDS encoding antibiotic biosynthesis monooxygenase is translated as MALAPARSQSANGTPGRNTEIVSFVVYIPIKRSAKVHGRKMLLDVIAAMSSEPDFVNTWVHQQMDDEDTIVVYETWACSREHFLAHHLKKPYRQAYEAALPDLLSAERRIIFLEQIAAYPQRRG